The sequence below is a genomic window from Brachyhypopomus gauderio isolate BG-103 chromosome 5, BGAUD_0.2, whole genome shotgun sequence.
catagGGCCCCCGAGCCCCAGAAGCCCCAGTCTCGGTTAGGAGAGGAAGTCCGCTCAAATCACTACGACCCCGATGAAGATGAGGAGTACTACAGGAAGCAGCTGTCCTACTTTGACCGCCGCAGCTTTGACAGCAAGGCCGTGAACCAGCCCGTCAACCGCTTCCATGACGTGCCCAAGGCCTCGCAGCCACCGCTAGGATACCCATACAGCAGGTAGAGTCCATCGTGCTTCATAGAATGCTCCACGCCGCCTTAAACGTGGGCGTGTATATGTCCGGTGTGCACGCGCTGTTTAAAGCCCTCCTGCTGTTGTGCTGGTTCAGGACCGAGTCGGTGGAGAAGATGAGTCCTGTGGAGaagagatacgagctgctcccATCCATGAACCCCTCGTCTGCCCCCTATGGCCACACGGGACCGGCTGTGCCGCCCACGTCTCTGCCCAAACTCAGCAATGCCGAGGGTAAGAGCTTAAAGACCTGAACTACAAACAACCGTCTAGCTATGCAACGTTCGGCCCAGGTGCGACCTCGTGTTGCGTAACCTTCGCTACAGCTGTGGTAACTTTAGCTTTTGGATTACTCGGAGATGTAAACACTGTTTTTACTCTTTCTTCCCCCTCTTTTGTTATTCACCCTTGTAATTCTCAGCAAACTCATTGGCAGATCCTCACTGCTCTCCCAAGGGCAAACCAGACCTCCCCGCTCTCCGACCTCCTAACCGTGAAGAGGCGGTCCAGGGCAACTACCTAACCCAGAAATCTCCCGTTAACGGCACTGACATTCCGCCCAAGACCCTGGGCGTCCCCGCCCCCACCGGCTATAACCGCTACGTCCCCAAGCCTTACACCAACTCTGCACGCCCCTTCGAACGCAAGTTTGAGAGCCCAAAATTCAATCACAACCTTCTGCCCAATGACACGCAGGCCAAGGCCAGTATGATGAACAACAACCCCAAAACTCCTCACCTTTCACCCCAGCCCATGGAGACCGACAGTGGAGTGGACACCTTCACTCGCACGATGGACAACAGGCCCAAATATCAGCACAACAACGTTAACGCTCTCCCCAAGGCCGTCCCCGTCAGGTAAAAGGTCTCCTCTGTGCTCCACGTCTGGACCTGACGGTCCTAATAGCTTTGCTTTGTCACACCTTCCGCATCGTATAACGAAGCGCTTTTCTTGCAGCCCCAGTGcactggaggaggaagaggacgatgATGGACACACTGTGGTTGCTACAGCGCGGGGCATCTTTAACTGTAATGGTGGGGTGTTGAGCTCCATAGAGACGGGGGTGAGCATCATCATCCCCCAGGGGGCCATCCCAGACAGCGTGGAGCAGGAGATCTACTTCAAAGTGTGCAGAGACAACAGCATCTTACCCCCACTGGACAAGGAGAAAGGTTAGAACCCCCACACACGATAAATAGATCAGTCGTCTTCCACACGTGTCATGAACATGTATTAAATAAACAGAGTCTGCCTTAAATGGGAGGAGATATAAGGAACTATAAGGATCCCAGTGCCTTTTGACCTTTGCCCTTTGAATGTTTTCAGCCTGCCTGCGCAAGTGTTCCGGTCTCACTGgtttgttcgtgtgtgtgtgtgtgtgtgtgtgtgtgtgtgtaggtgagactCTGCTCAGTCCCTTGGTCATGTGTGGTCCCCACGGTCTGAAGTTCCTGAAGCCCGTGGAGCTGCGACTGCCACACTGTGCGTCCATGACCCCTGATGGTTGGTCTTTTGCTCTAAAATCCTCCGACTCCTCGTCGGGTACGCCGACCTTTCTGTCCTCTCGGGTTCCTCTGGTTCTTGAATGTTCAGGGTGACTGTGGTCTCCtcattcctcctctcctcctcctcccctcaccctTACGTTTCCACTCCTGCTGAAGGACCTTCCACTTTCTCTCATTCGTCATCGTAACGAACAtgcttttcttttgtaaataaaTTAGTTGATGCAATGATCTTTCCCAAAAACTACAAATTATATCCAACGTGTCGAGAGCGAAGAGTCGTCTTGACGTTTAATAATAAACCAGATACTTTTACACTTTTTCGGAAACGatgaatatgtatatattcaCTCTAATACGGCAGACGGCTAACGGTCTCTGGCGGTCTTGAAGCTTACATTTGTGTTACACTGAACTCATTCTTTCCCCCCAGGTGACCCCAAATGCTGGCAAAACAAGGCTCTCCCCGGAGACCCCAATTACCTAGTGGGCGCtaactgtgtgtctgtgctcatTGACCACTTCTGAAGAGAGCCACAGCTGGTCTGTTACAGGATGTGAAAGTGTCACAGGAGGACATGAGGAagaacacctctctctctctctctctctctctctctctctctctctctctctctctctctctctctctctctctctctctctctctctttctctctctctctttctctctctctctctctctctctctttctttctttctttctttctttctttctttctttttcttttcgaggAGTTGCTCCATAATACATACTAGTCATTCTTTCTTGTTTTTTGCGaaaggagtttttttttttttttttttgggccaAGAATTCACTCAGAGGACACGGAGCACACCTCCCCCTGGtgccgcaccccccccccccctggtgCCGCACCCCTACCCCGCCCTTTTTTCATTTTGGCTTTATTTTTGGTGCTTGAAagcttgcaaaaaaaaaagacaaaataaagGAATTTATTAAATGAACTGTTAATAGAATGCATGACCAGTGCCACAGACTAAAATAATACTATTTTGACATCTGTAGTTTCTCCTCTAAATAGttacaaataaaaataataataaaaaggaaaaaaaaaattaatgtgaAACAAGGGAATATGCGAGAAGTCAGATAATTCATCTTAAACGTACGATTCTGCATATATGTTCACAAACAAAAAAGTTCACCTTTGTGGGGAAaacttgtttgtttttgaagtctgtggtgatgtttgtgtggtttggtggGTGAGGTGGTGCTCGGATCTCCATGGATCTGCATTACTGAGCCTGCCCTTTGGGGACTTCAAAGTGAAGGACACTGCAAACGTGATTTGACCTGAAGAACCCCCTTTTCACGGATCGAGACTTGGCTAATGGCTAATGGACTTCCTCGTCTGGCTTCAAAATGGGCTCCATGTTTTGAACAGACTTTTTCTAGCGACGTTTTACCATAGATGAATTCACTGACGTTGACTTTGGTTTTCCAAAACTCCTGCTGTCTAGAGATCTATGCATGTGCTGAGACTCAGGTCCGGAAACCTGCTACTAAGTTCAGAACACAAACGTTCCCATCATTACACTGCGAGCAGTGATGCCTTATCTGCATATCAACTTTAATTTAACGAAAGACATAACTTCAGATTTAACTTATAGTGTGAAATAATGAAGGATATTCAAATTCTCTCACCATTTCTAACATATTATGTGAGTGGACTTGGATGTAGCACACAGTTAATCGAGGCTAATGAACAGGTATGCTTTATTTTACTGCTATGCATATGAAGTCAAAGGATATATAAAAATACTAGGATATGTTTAAATTATGGCTGTATATACTGCTAGCATATGGCCTTGGTTTGCTGTAAATTACcttttgtacatttttgttattttgtataaaaaattagaggtttggttaaaaaaaaagagaaactcTTACATTGGTTGTTTGTATTACAGTTATACCCCTGAGCCTTGGAACTAAACTTAGCAGTCAcgaaaaattaaaaagaaaggaaaaaaatattttataccaACATATACACAAACTCTACTTAATGGCATTTTTAACACTAAGAaagcaaaacatttttattcTTATTTACAAAATAGGAAAGTGCTtggtttaaataatttaatgaaTATGTACTTAAGAAGGGTCCGCTGTGGTGAGTGGTCCTTCACTTTATTTGTGATACTGGATGCTGTATTGTGTGCCCTGAAATGTATTTTTGTACTAGTAAACAATTTATTAAGGCACATCGGTacattttttcctttcttttttaatataatAGCTTAAACTCAATAGTAGTTTCTTTGAGTGCTTGAAATTTGTCTTTTTCCcccttttaatttttttttctttgcagcACATTTCTAAATATACCActgtattaataaataaatccatTTTTAAAGAAATGTTGCATACTTATAATGTCGGTACTGTGGACCTTCGAGAGCACTGTGGACATGTGAGCGGACCGCTGCTGTAGAACTGGATTGTGTCCATTGTGAAAGGTGCAAAGGTTTTGAAGTTATCTCAAAGGGGGATGGGGAGATGACCCCGGTTTTGGTTCAGAAGGCCACTGATTCCAGTGTCTGTTAATATTCAGAGATTAGGACTGGTGGGTCACAGCCCTCGTCGGTTAAACTAACCTTTCTCCTACATGGACATGGGTTATTGAGTGGTGTACTGAGGAAACTGCACTTAGCAACTCACATTATTAACAAAGTCCCAAATCACTGAATAAGACTCCATTAATAATACGAATGTTTCCAAAAAGACAATAGATGTGCGTTATTAAAAGTCACATaaaaaaagtttatttttatattttagcatTATTCTATCATTAAACACTGAATTGGTCATCACACAAATTGGTGATTGAAAAAGATCAATAATTGACCCGAGATTAGTCTGCAAATATATTACTATTTGTTATCTTAAGATTAACACACAAAAAGATGCTAAAAATAATTCCGAGCTTAATTTGTGCTTCAAATTCAGAGCTTCATTTCTCCTGAAATTACTGAATTGTAAATTTCCTGAGTGAAGGGGATGTATTTTTTAGCAGCCAGATCAAGGAAGTACACGGGGTCCTGAATGAGGGCGGTGTTGAACCCTTCCTCCACCAGCTTCACCTTCTTCATCTTGAACGTTCCGGTGACTTCCAACGAGTTCTGAAAGACAAATGAACTCTGATGaacgttttttttccccctgctGTCAGACGACGAGTGTAACACTTTAAATAGCTCACCTGAACGCGAATGAAACGGGGTCTGGCGTAAACGGGCAGGTAGTTGGTAACGACACTATACGTGTTGACACAATCAAACTCCCTTCCCTCCTTTAAGGTCACGGCTGCCATGCCAATCCGCCCCTCGTGCCCTCGGGAAGGAATAACTTACATTATTGCACTTTTACACACTCGTACGTGATTTACAAACTAAACCCAAAGGTTCCTACAAAATCTTCACAGAAAGTGCACATCAAAAAGTACCTTGAACTGCAACACCATAGACGTTTGCCTCCTCGATGCAGTCCACCATGGTGAGAACATCAGACACTTCAGTTGTGGCTACGTTTTCTCCTTTCCATCTGCAAATCATACCAAAATAAGCAGAGATCATACCATATAATACTATAtcatatatacttatatatatatgtgtgtgtgtgtaaatggaaaaaaaaaatgtaaatgtgccatattttgtcaattgtgattttttacaccgcaatcgaaatttgtcctccgcttttaactcatctgtgcagttagaacacacacacacactagtgattactagggggctgtggatcacacgtgcccagagcggtgggcagccctagcctggcacccagggagcagttggggttaggtgccttgctcaagggcacctcagtcatggcctcaggtctgggaatcaaacccacgaccctccggtcacaagaccagttccctaaccgccaggccatgactgccatatCATTTATGTCATCATACCATATGTCAGTATATTCTAAGAGTCACGTGCTTCTTTAAATGTACACACAGGAAAGATGTTTCATTCCATTTGTAGAATAGTATTGTTCCCTGGTAAAGTCAGTGGTAAACTACCTGAAAGTGTCTCCAACCCGGTCATGAAAGTAGACAAAGTTGTCACAGTCGATCCTCAGCAAGTCGCCGCTGTTGAAGTAGAGGTCTCCTTTCACAAAGACGTCTCTGAGCCTCTTTTTTTCTGTCTGCTGCTTGTTTCCAGCATAGCCAATAAAGGGAGATTTGGTGGTGATTTTCCCAACTAGCAGTCCAGGCTCACCTATAAGACCATTTAAACCAGTACAGTTGGGATAAATAATTCtaaacacatcaccacacagtcTAAAATTCCCACACCCCTCTGATCTTTGTTAATGATGGGAATTGACCCCCCTGTAAGAACCACTGACCTGGAGAAACTGGCACACACAGTCCCTCAGTGTTCCTCACGGGCTCGTCCTTCTCGACGTCAAACTTGATGAGGGTGTGTGGGAATATGCGCTGTCCAGCACAAGTAGAGGTCAGCTCATTCTGAACATGCACTCCTTCACGCCATCGTCAGTGGCCTTTGAGTCGCGGTTAACTTTACCTTGTTTAGGATGTTGACACGTCCCACTGAGCCAACTTTAGAAGTGTAGTTAATGAATCCAACATTTCCTTCTGTAGCAGCATAAAGCTCCCGGACAAGAATATTCCCAAAGCGCCTAAGAAATTCGTTCCAGATATCTTGCCGGACACCGTTCCCTATAGCGATCCTTACAGTGTGATCCCTGTCATTGTGTTTCTGTAGCAAATAACACAAAGAGAAATTAAAGACAAAAAGCAATTATTGTGTTTGGTTAATAATAGTTCTGACCATGGCATCATTTCTGATCTTATCAATCAAAAAATAAATGCTGTGTATTGGTAAACAAATGATAAAGACAAACGATTGACCTTTGGTACACTGCAGAGGTAACGTAGTGTTTCCCCAATGTACTGCATCACTGTCACGTTGTACTTTCTGCAGTCGTCCCAGAACTGAGAGGCAGAAAACTTCCTCCGTAGAACAAAAGAGTTCCCTAAGACAAGATGAGACCTCTTTACAAACATTACATATAAGGACTAACTTCCTACTTAATTAAACCATACTAACTTAATACATTACATCATATGGGTAATAACACTGAAATACTCAACAGGGTCCAAAATTCCTCGTCCACTACAGTTTATCAGCAGTTTGGTACAGGCACTATTGAATTTTTCTAGATTTCTGTAAAGTTTATCCTGTACATACATGTTTTGCATTTGAAAgcatttgtttttaaagcaaaTTTGAATATATTAAGCAAATAAAATGTAGATAGGTTTGAGATTTATGAAACATCTATTTTTACataatgttttacatttttacataattgttCACATTTAAAGTTTTCTTTAAAGGTATCACTCTTTGTGATGTAAACATTTTtatataaaattaaattaaagcactttttttttatagtgaACTTAAGACTTGGCAGATGCTGTGGTAAAATATCACatggcaaaacaacaaaaaataaacatagAATGAAGAATATGTGGACACAAACATGTTACCCCTTTCAATACAGCCAGTGAATCCTATAAGAAAACCAGCACTGTGATACAGGGGCAGATTGATGTAGAAGACATCTTCAGAGGTGACGCCAGACATGCCCTGGATGAAGGAAGCAGCCCAGAGCCTCTCTTGGGTCACCACCGCGGCCTTAGGGAGGCCTGCACACAGATGAAGACAAGGTCAGTACTGAGAGTGGCATCCATCCATTCAAGAGCTCagtggtgaatgtgttgtacACTCTGGAGGACCAACACTGATTAATGCATCCATTGTTATGAAaaatggttttgtgttgttacacAAAGGAAAATACCCAGTGGTAGCACCTGTTTACTGTTTATTTAAGTACAACTGGACACCAGTGGACATTGTAAGACTTTGTTTTGCTTCAGGGATTTTACTGTGTTGCTGCCTGTCGGTTTAATTTATCACCTGTGGTTCCGGATGTGTAGATGTACAGAGCGGTGCTCCGGGCATTAACGTTGGCTCTGAGAGATGGTGGCAGCGGTTGGTCTGATGCCTGAGTCACTGCCTGACAGAGTCCCTTAATGTCATGTGTATCGCAGTCATTATTAATAATGTACACACGGATACCCTTCTCTTTCAAAGCAGGCAAAATCTCTTCCACAGCATCACATAGCTCTGTAATAAGACATAATATAAATGCTGAACAATTCAAATATATTACAAATGATTATACAATTATATCATGCGAAAAAAAAAGGATGCACTTAACTAATTTAGTCAAAATTATGTGTCATATTCACAAGGAACTACATAATTAAGTTCATAATGACGTTATGTACGTGTGTCTAATTACATCAGCAAGTGAACAGAGTGACTGAAATTGGCTGAGATTATAATCTGCTGGATTAATCGATTCTCTCAaacaagcttgttcaatgtggaCACTGTTTCTTCATGGTGTTACCGTGTTACCTTCAGACGCTATTAGCACGTTTGCCCCGCAGCAGGAGAAGCAGTGAAGAAGTGATTTAGATCTTATGTTAAAGTTGAGTAAAGCGGCGGTGCAGCCCAACTTTGCGAGACCGAGCCAGGTCCATGTGAACCAGGGCTCGTTCCCCAGGAACATAGCGGCCGTGTCTCCCTCCTTCAGACCCGCAGCAGACCTCAAGGCGCCCGCCACCTTGTTGCTCTCTCTGTCCATGTCCAAATAAGAAAACGTCTTTCCTTCAAAATGCATTAAAGGTTTGTGTGGGTGCTTCCTCACAGAATCCAGGAACCCGTCCAAGATGCTGTAAAATGGTCTTCTCTTCTTGTACATATCTAACCTAACTCCAAAGCGGATAGCTCTTAATATATAGAGGCAATCCTGGAAGAAGTATGGAAACAATGTCTTCAAGATTACTGGCAAAATAGCCAAACCGGCCACAAGAGTAAACCAGACATACATAGTGTCCAGTGCGACGGTGAAACGGTCCCAAGAAAACCGGTGTTTCAGCATAAGTTCACGTCGTTAGAGTCACTGAACTGAGAAGATCGTGTAGATCCTCCTGGTTCTGCGTTATCTCGTTGCCAGATTGAACCACAAACACACTTTGGAAGAGGAATGACGAGATCAATCCCACCACAATCCACAAGTTCTGCGTTtgacattttctttttattctgaCAAATCTGCTTGTGAAGTCGACAGCTGTGTACCATAATACACTGATACAATGATTTATTGATTAGTATCAGTAAGTAGAATATAAAAATACACCTGTATTAAAATACGAACCTTTGTGTTGCAGTGAAAACTAGAGGACTGGTCACGGTCGTAGGCAGTAGTGTTATAATCACCTGGTATATCTCATTTTGAGACTAATAACCATTTCCTGTAGGCAGTGGTTTTATTACTAGTTTTATTGTCGAAGACTGCTTAT
It includes:
- the LOC143515269 gene encoding long-chain fatty acid transport protein 2-like, with the translated sequence MLKHRFSWDRFTVALDTMYVWFTLVAGLAILPVILKTLFPYFFQDCLYILRAIRFGVRLDMYKKRRPFYSILDGFLDSVRKHPHKPLMHFEGKTFSYLDMDRESNKVAGALRSAAGLKEGDTAAMFLGNEPWFTWTWLGLAKLGCTAALLNFNIRSKSLLHCFSCCGANVLIASEELCDAVEEILPALKEKGIRVYIINNDCDTHDIKGLCQAVTQASDQPLPPSLRANVNARSTALYIYTSGTTGLPKAAVVTQERLWAASFIQGMSGVTSEDVFYINLPLYHSAGFLIGFTGCIERGNSFVLRRKFSASQFWDDCRKYNVTVMQYIGETLRYLCSVPKKHNDRDHTVRIAIGNGVRQDIWNEFLRRFGNILVRELYAATEGNVGFINYTSKVGSVGRVNILNKRIFPHTLIKFDVEKDEPVRNTEGLCVPVSPGEPGLLVGKITTKSPFIGYAGNKQQTEKKRLRDVFVKGDLYFNSGDLLRIDCDNFVYFHDRVGDTFRWKGENVATTEVSDVLTMVDCIEEANVYGVAVQGHEGRIGMAAVTLKEGREFDCVNTYSVVTNYLPVYARPRFIRVQNSLEVTGTFKMKKVKLVEEGFNTALIQDPVYFLDLAAKKYIPFTQEIYNSVISGEMKL